A single genomic interval of Nonomuraea rubra harbors:
- a CDS encoding DsbA family oxidoreductase, producing MKVEIFSDVVCPWCYIGHVRFARAAERFRAKGGSIEVTMRPFQLNPDAPSDGEPLIPALERKFGPNAGQMVERVVGAAAAEGLELHYDKAVNAATFEAHRLIEVATRQGLGKEMTERLFRAYFSEGLNVADPGVLGELAAEVGVADSGEGAQEVREQLARARSLGISGVPLFLFEGKFAVSGAQPEEAFVSAIDEVAERTGQTPITPLGTPGDGCDDGYCAV from the coding sequence ATGAAGGTCGAGATTTTTTCGGATGTCGTGTGCCCCTGGTGTTACATCGGGCATGTCCGGTTCGCCAGGGCCGCCGAGCGGTTCCGGGCCAAGGGTGGCTCCATCGAGGTGACGATGCGGCCGTTCCAGCTCAACCCGGACGCCCCGTCCGACGGCGAGCCGCTGATCCCGGCGCTGGAGCGCAAGTTCGGCCCGAACGCCGGCCAGATGGTCGAGCGGGTGGTCGGCGCCGCCGCCGCCGAGGGGCTGGAGCTGCACTACGACAAGGCCGTCAACGCCGCCACGTTCGAGGCGCACCGCCTGATCGAGGTCGCCACCCGGCAGGGGCTCGGCAAGGAGATGACCGAGCGGCTCTTCAGGGCGTACTTCAGCGAAGGGCTGAACGTGGCCGACCCCGGCGTGCTGGGCGAGCTGGCGGCCGAGGTGGGCGTGGCCGACTCCGGCGAGGGCGCGCAGGAGGTGCGCGAGCAGCTCGCCAGGGCGCGCTCGCTGGGCATCTCCGGCGTGCCGCTGTTCCTGTTCGAGGGCAAGTTCGCCGTGTCGGGCGCGCAGCCGGAGGAAGCCTTCGTCTCCGCCATCGACGAGGTGGCCGAGCGGACCGGGCAGACGCCGATCACCCCGCTCGGGACGCCGGGCGACGGGTGCGACGACGGGTACTGCGCCGTCTGA
- a CDS encoding thymidine kinase, translating to MTELSALSAVPSGARDAVLKFYFGPMDCGKSTLALQMNYNHGRQGRRGLVLTKHDRSGGPKVTSRIGLGLEAIEVEDSLDLVRLVTAHDRIDYLICDEACFYTVEQIEQLADLVDSHGVDVYAFGLASDFRSVMFPAAQRLFELADEVCRLQVEVLCWCGRPGQLNARIVGGAMARTGEQVVIGDTDDAPVRYQVLCRRHHRAGQLGEGTGMGAGTPEGGSAA from the coding sequence GTGACCGAACTGTCTGCCTTGTCTGCCGTGCCATCCGGCGCCCGAGATGCCGTACTGAAGTTCTACTTCGGCCCCATGGACTGCGGGAAGTCCACCCTGGCGCTGCAGATGAACTACAACCACGGACGGCAGGGCAGACGCGGCCTGGTGCTGACGAAGCACGACCGCTCGGGAGGGCCGAAGGTCACCAGCCGGATCGGGCTCGGCCTGGAGGCGATCGAGGTGGAGGACTCCCTCGACCTCGTACGGCTGGTGACCGCGCACGACCGCATCGACTACCTGATCTGCGACGAGGCCTGCTTCTACACCGTCGAGCAGATCGAGCAGCTCGCCGACCTGGTGGACTCCCACGGCGTGGACGTCTACGCGTTCGGGCTGGCCTCCGACTTCAGGTCGGTGATGTTCCCGGCGGCGCAGCGGCTGTTCGAGCTGGCCGACGAGGTGTGCCGGCTGCAGGTCGAGGTGCTGTGCTGGTGCGGGCGGCCCGGCCAGCTCAACGCCCGGATCGTGGGCGGGGCGATGGCGCGTACGGGCGAGCAGGTCGTGATCGGCGACACCGACGACGCGCCCGTGCGCTACCAGGTGCTCTGCCGCCGCCATCACCGCGCCGGCCAGCTGGGCGAGGGCACGGGCATGGGCGCGGGAACCCCGGAGGGCGGCTCAGCCGCCTGA
- a CDS encoding MarR family winged helix-turn-helix transcriptional regulator yields MSSRSLAYLLKHANLRLSELMGPALEPCGIDGREFGVLSVLGGSEPLSQLEAAQRMGIDRTTMVAMVDGLERKGLVGRRPHPADRRKNIVEPTERGREVLAEALRVVAAAEAEFLAPLPDGDARLLRDALERLIPPHSGG; encoded by the coding sequence GTGTCGAGTCGCAGCCTTGCCTACCTGCTCAAGCATGCCAACCTGCGCCTGTCGGAGCTGATGGGGCCGGCGCTGGAGCCGTGCGGCATCGACGGGCGCGAGTTCGGCGTGCTGTCGGTGCTGGGCGGCTCCGAGCCGTTGTCGCAGCTGGAGGCCGCCCAGCGGATGGGGATCGACCGGACGACCATGGTCGCCATGGTCGACGGGCTGGAGCGCAAGGGCCTCGTCGGGCGCCGGCCGCACCCGGCCGACCGGCGCAAGAACATCGTGGAGCCGACGGAGCGCGGCCGCGAGGTGCTGGCCGAGGCCCTGCGGGTGGTGGCGGCGGCCGAGGCGGAGTTCCTGGCGCCGCTGCCCGACGGCGACGCCAGGCTGCTCAGGGACGCCCTGGAGCGCCTGATCCCCCCGCACTCAGGCGGCTGA